The Flavobacterium sp. 123 genome contains a region encoding:
- a CDS encoding recombinase family protein: protein MKYYFYSRTSTVLQNSARQIESFKSHEGFDTSRLFVERIQGNVPFMERPEAVKMFDEITNQSERCTVVVDSTDRLGRNLLDILNTISVFKKNYINLKSLKEGFSTFLDNGEENPMANLVISVMGSIGELSRNQIKSRSMEGIKVAQALGKFAGRKIGAVQTDEKLLQRHQTVMKKLQKGLSIREISEITGASSATIIKVKKVLTKRLLI from the coding sequence ATGAAATACTATTTTTATTCTCGCACATCAACTGTCCTTCAAAATTCTGCTAGACAAATCGAATCATTTAAATCGCATGAGGGATTTGATACTTCTAGATTGTTTGTTGAAAGGATTCAAGGAAATGTTCCATTTATGGAAAGACCAGAAGCAGTAAAGATGTTTGATGAAATTACAAATCAATCTGAAAGATGTACAGTAGTGGTAGACTCAACGGATAGACTTGGAAGAAATTTATTGGATATTTTGAATACAATATCTGTCTTCAAAAAAAATTATATCAATTTGAAATCTTTAAAAGAAGGATTTTCGACTTTTTTAGACAATGGTGAAGAAAACCCGATGGCAAATCTAGTTATTTCAGTTATGGGGTCAATCGGTGAGCTAAGTCGTAATCAAATCAAATCTAGGAGCATGGAAGGGATTAAAGTCGCTCAGGCACTTGGTAAATTTGCTGGTAGAAAGATTGGAGCAGTTCAGACAGATGAAAAACTCTTACAACGTCACCAAACCGTTATGAAAAAATTACAGAAAGGTTTATCGATAAGAGAAATTAGTGAGATTACAGGAGCTTCAAGTGCCACAATAATAAAAGTAAAAAAGGTTTTGACAAAAAGACTGTTAATTTAA
- a CDS encoding helix-turn-helix domain-containing protein, with product MEKNDSKSRKLIFDEEGLKLLAKRLKEVRSEKGLTQEELSHRSEITLSQIARIETARINPTVSTIFKIARGLEVSPKELFEFELTETPK from the coding sequence GTGGAAAAGAATGATTCAAAATCTAGAAAATTAATCTTTGATGAAGAGGGTTTAAAGTTGTTGGCTAAACGACTAAAAGAAGTACGCTCAGAAAAAGGATTAACACAAGAAGAACTATCTCATCGTTCAGAAATAACATTATCTCAAATTGCTAGAATCGAAACTGCAAGAATAAATCCCACTGTCAGTACTATATTCAAAATTGCTAGAGGTTTAGAAGTTTCCCCTAAAGAGTTATTTGAATTTGAATTAACTGAGACTCCTAAATAA
- a CDS encoding TIGR02757 family protein, protein MVVPENELKDFLDAKVLQYNTIDFIEPDPISVPHRYSLKEDIEIAGFLASTIAWGNRKMITKNGHRMMDLLGNSPYDFVMSHKDYQLEELDGFVHRTFNSEDFKYFIKALNHIYTKKGGLQQIFIDNQTETSLQPAIHALNEAFFEIPHQSRTRKHVADPNKGSVAKRINMCLRWFVRNDNTGVDLGIWNNLSPSKLSCPLDVHSGNVARKLGLLTRKQNDGKALLELDTNLRLLDPKDPVKYDFALFGLGIFEGF, encoded by the coding sequence ATGGTTGTCCCTGAAAATGAGTTAAAAGACTTCCTCGATGCTAAAGTCCTTCAATACAATACCATTGACTTCATTGAGCCAGACCCTATAAGCGTACCTCATCGCTATTCTTTAAAAGAAGACATTGAAATTGCTGGATTTTTAGCTTCAACTATAGCTTGGGGTAATCGTAAAATGATTACTAAAAATGGACATCGCATGATGGACTTGTTAGGTAATTCACCATATGATTTTGTAATGAGTCATAAGGATTATCAATTAGAAGAATTAGATGGTTTCGTACACCGAACTTTTAACTCGGAGGATTTTAAATACTTCATAAAAGCTTTAAATCACATATACACCAAAAAAGGTGGGTTACAACAAATTTTTATTGACAACCAAACAGAGACTTCACTTCAACCAGCTATTCATGCTCTAAATGAAGCTTTTTTTGAAATCCCACATCAATCCCGAACTCGAAAACATGTAGCAGACCCAAACAAAGGCTCAGTTGCAAAAAGAATTAATATGTGTTTAAGGTGGTTTGTCAGAAATGACAATACAGGAGTAGATTTAGGTATTTGGAATAATTTATCACCATCAAAACTTTCTTGCCCGCTTGATGTACATTCTGGAAATGTAGCTCGAAAACTAGGTTTACTTACTAGAAAACAAAATGATGGTAAAGCTTTATTAGAATTAGATACTAATTTAAGACTTCTCGACCCCAAAGACCCTGTAAAATATGATTTTGCTTTATTTGGATTAGGAATTTTTGAAGGATTTTAA
- a CDS encoding HEAT repeat domain-containing protein, which yields MTNYLWFLTRGGFTINSIFFSEYSIQNVSEILQNTLFYIENLFPTVKGPYDILSYIIIPFLLFIIISLVILLIANRYGFEKKLILKKEIDNRTNDFLTEIIFSNHETSYIKEKINEFKKEIPFKKKWCRDIVLNKIITIKRNINGVSPNQMLLIYKYFGFHYYSNKLIRSRSWENKLLGIYHYQILEYKIKTGYIRPNIYVKNKFLKSNALIAVISLSDQKFDFLSNYKKKISTADELKILDIIYQKKSSLPQKINEWLYNENTSITILAIKLMIRYRESLNISQITYLLSHSDKTVRKETLLAIRNLYVTEANSVLIDYYNTEIHKRNKISALKTFGAVGNTETKNFILSLLQEEKDLEVKFEMVHCIHKIDRNFFKNYTVKDESENDIVSRIVLHVNNPYLN from the coding sequence ATGACAAACTACTTATGGTTTTTAACTAGAGGCGGCTTTACTATAAATTCCATTTTTTTTTCGGAATATTCTATTCAAAATGTTTCTGAGATACTACAGAATACATTATTTTATATTGAAAATTTATTTCCTACAGTTAAAGGACCTTATGATATATTAAGTTATATTATTATTCCTTTTTTATTGTTCATAATTATCTCACTAGTCATTTTATTGATTGCAAATCGCTATGGTTTTGAAAAAAAATTAATCTTAAAGAAAGAAATTGATAATAGAACAAATGACTTTCTTACTGAAATTATATTTTCAAATCACGAGACAAGCTACATAAAAGAAAAAATTAATGAATTTAAAAAGGAAATTCCCTTTAAGAAAAAATGGTGTAGAGACATTGTTTTAAATAAAATCATTACAATCAAAAGAAATATTAATGGGGTGAGTCCAAATCAAATGTTGTTGATTTACAAATATTTCGGATTTCATTATTACAGCAATAAGCTAATAAGAAGCCGCAGCTGGGAAAACAAATTACTTGGCATCTATCATTATCAAATATTAGAATACAAAATCAAAACTGGTTATATAAGGCCTAATATTTATGTGAAGAATAAATTTTTGAAGTCAAATGCACTAATTGCTGTAATTTCACTTTCTGATCAAAAATTTGATTTTTTAAGTAATTACAAGAAAAAAATATCAACTGCTGATGAGCTTAAAATTCTTGATATAATTTATCAAAAAAAATCCTCATTACCCCAAAAAATCAATGAATGGTTATATAATGAAAACACCTCTATAACCATATTAGCAATTAAATTAATGATTAGATATAGAGAATCCCTAAATATTTCTCAAATCACCTACTTATTAAGTCACTCAGACAAAACGGTACGAAAAGAAACCTTGCTTGCTATCAGAAATTTATATGTAACGGAAGCGAATAGCGTTTTGATAGACTATTACAACACTGAAATTCATAAAAGAAATAAAATTTCTGCTCTAAAAACATTTGGAGCTGTGGGTAATACCGAAACTAAAAATTTTATTTTAAGTCTACTACAAGAAGAAAAAGATTTAGAAGTGAAATTTGAAATGGTTCATTGTATTCATAAAATAGACAGGAACTTTTTCAAAAACTATACAGTAAAAGATGAATCCGAAAATGACATTGTTAGTAGAATTGTTTTACATGTTAATAATCCATACTTAAATTGA
- a CDS encoding glycosyltransferase, giving the protein MNTLENIIKNYEIYISYYSISYIIFYLVLAILSWTAIKKYYKSKYFLLKEILVKSNHAIGVSIIAPAFNEEATIVYNVKSLLFQEYPKFEVVIVNDGSTDTTLEKLIHEFSLVKVDFFYQEKIITQTVRGHYKSTNPIYAKLLVVDKENGKSKADASNAGINSAKYGLFVCTDVDCILRKDTISMLAKPFIENTEKVIATGAAIRISNSCEFKDGMLYKSHFPDNFFARFQELEYIRSFLFGRMAWSKINGLLLVSGGLGMFDKETVIEAGGYWHKSLGEDMELITRMRKLMHEKKEKFLIIYIPESLCWTEVPASRTVFLRQRVRWARGLIQTLYLHKNVFFNPKYGKTGLLVFPYYFFFEFAVPAIEFVGLLVLLLDFLFFKLNYHFLLIGTSFVYLFYITITLVSVLLDQLIYKHYTGIKEVLILIVMVFIEPFVFHPLNVYASIKGYWHFFNQKEQNWGTQVRQGFNISTENS; this is encoded by the coding sequence TTGAATACACTAGAAAACATCATAAAGAACTACGAAATTTATATTTCTTACTATTCAATAAGTTATATTATTTTCTATTTAGTTTTAGCCATATTATCTTGGACAGCAATCAAGAAATATTATAAATCTAAATACTTCTTATTAAAAGAAATATTAGTTAAATCGAATCATGCTATTGGGGTTTCTATTATTGCTCCCGCATTCAACGAAGAAGCTACTATTGTATATAATGTCAAATCATTACTCTTTCAGGAGTACCCTAAATTTGAAGTTGTTATTGTAAATGATGGAAGTACCGATACTACACTCGAAAAATTAATCCATGAATTTAGTCTTGTAAAAGTTGATTTCTTTTATCAGGAAAAAATAATAACACAAACCGTAAGAGGCCATTACAAATCAACTAATCCTATATATGCTAAGCTTTTAGTTGTAGATAAAGAAAACGGGAAAAGTAAAGCTGATGCATCAAATGCAGGTATAAATTCAGCAAAATATGGTCTTTTTGTATGTACTGATGTGGATTGTATTTTAAGAAAAGATACTATTTCAATGCTGGCAAAACCTTTCATCGAAAACACTGAAAAAGTAATTGCGACAGGAGCAGCTATACGAATTTCAAATTCATGCGAATTTAAAGATGGCATGCTCTACAAATCTCATTTTCCTGACAACTTTTTTGCTAGATTTCAAGAACTGGAGTACATACGCTCTTTCTTGTTTGGAAGAATGGCTTGGAGTAAAATAAATGGTTTACTTCTTGTTTCTGGCGGTCTCGGAATGTTTGACAAGGAAACGGTCATTGAAGCTGGTGGATATTGGCACAAATCTCTTGGGGAAGATATGGAGCTGATAACACGAATGAGAAAACTCATGCATGAGAAAAAAGAAAAATTCTTAATAATTTACATTCCTGAATCACTTTGTTGGACAGAAGTTCCTGCAAGCAGAACGGTGTTTTTAAGGCAGCGTGTGCGCTGGGCTCGAGGGCTAATCCAAACTCTATATTTACATAAAAACGTTTTTTTTAATCCGAAATATGGAAAAACCGGACTCTTAGTTTTCCCTTATTATTTCTTTTTTGAATTTGCGGTTCCTGCCATAGAATTTGTTGGATTGCTTGTATTGCTATTAGATTTCTTGTTTTTCAAGCTGAATTATCATTTTTTACTAATTGGAACCTCTTTTGTGTATCTGTTTTATATTACAATTACACTAGTTTCTGTGTTATTAGATCAGTTGATATACAAGCATTATACTGGAATCAAAGAAGTGCTTATTTTAATAGTTATGGTGTTTATCGAACCTTTTGTTTTTCACCCATTAAACGTGTATGCTTCCATAAAAGGATATTGGCATTTCTTTAACCAAAAAGAACAAAATTGGGGAACACAAGTTCGACAAGGTTTTAACATTTCAACAGAAAATTCATGA
- a CDS encoding YaiO family outer membrane beta-barrel protein has translation MKKVLFFILSAFMFSLNVSAQKIDTDSLLVKTSYELNTNKNYEKAIQMGHLGIKKAPDYLDFHLILGRSYMLTKQADSARFYLSHVIDKNPKYKDAFLYLTKLEIDEKNSPNANATADKALQFYPEDKDFYILKLQAISLENEDEKTVSFLTNLTKKYPTDSDLQQQLIELKYKSVSDRLGINYNITTFDRDGIGPWHLLGLQYVRERKKLSLIGRLNYADRHSLGNSINSGVQYELETYFKNNKKSYSNANLSFSSATVFPKLRLSYSYYHNLNKGWEGDIGMRYTKTTDKNLYAGVIGLSKYIGSYWLNFKSYWQSDEDKIHPAFTATARYYFDTKYDYFTILAGYGTSPDERALSDQLQQRISLNSYRIGVGYYKILFDHFCSGIQTGLNHQEYIPNNFQNEIDLSLSIQYKF, from the coding sequence ATGAAAAAAGTATTATTTTTTATTTTGTCAGCTTTTATGTTTAGCCTAAATGTTTCTGCTCAAAAAATTGATACGGATAGTTTATTGGTAAAAACATCTTATGAATTAAATACTAACAAAAATTACGAAAAAGCGATACAGATGGGGCACTTAGGCATCAAAAAAGCTCCTGATTATCTTGATTTTCATTTGATTTTAGGACGAAGCTACATGTTAACTAAACAAGCGGATAGCGCCCGTTTTTATTTGAGTCATGTTATAGACAAAAATCCTAAATATAAAGATGCTTTTTTATATTTAACTAAATTGGAAATTGACGAAAAAAATAGTCCAAATGCAAATGCTACTGCGGACAAAGCATTGCAATTTTATCCAGAAGATAAAGATTTTTACATCTTAAAATTACAAGCAATATCTTTAGAAAATGAGGATGAAAAAACGGTTTCTTTTCTTACTAATTTGACTAAAAAATATCCAACCGATTCTGATTTACAACAGCAGTTGATAGAATTAAAATACAAATCTGTTTCAGATCGTCTTGGTATAAATTATAATATAACCACTTTTGACAGAGATGGAATAGGTCCTTGGCATTTGTTAGGGTTACAATATGTAAGGGAACGCAAGAAATTATCGCTTATTGGAAGGCTAAATTATGCTGACAGACATTCGCTTGGTAATAGCATTAATTCAGGCGTTCAATATGAACTTGAAACGTATTTTAAGAACAATAAAAAAAGCTATTCTAATGCAAATTTATCTTTTAGTAGCGCCACAGTATTTCCTAAATTAAGACTTTCGTATTCATACTATCATAATTTAAATAAAGGTTGGGAAGGTGATATTGGTATGCGATATACAAAAACAACAGATAAAAATTTATACGCTGGTGTTATTGGACTTAGTAAATATATAGGTTCTTATTGGTTGAATTTCAAATCATACTGGCAATCAGATGAAGACAAAATACATCCTGCATTTACTGCCACCGCTAGATATTATTTTGACACTAAATATGATTATTTTACAATATTAGCAGGATACGGAACATCTCCTGACGAAAGAGCTTTATCCGATCAATTGCAACAACGAATCTCTTTAAATTCATATCGAATTGGTGTTGGATATTATAAAATTTTATTTGATCATTTCTGCTCAGGCATACAAACAGGACTTAATCATCAAGAATATATCCCAAATAATTTTCAAAACGAAATTGATTTATCTCTTTCTATCCAATATAAATTTTAA
- a CDS encoding response regulator transcription factor, whose product MKKILIIEDDNLIIKILEFILEREGYEIFISKDGNDGINKIGEIEPDLIITDIMMPYKSGLEITAYSKKNYPTIPVIIVSALGKEDLTVIEGFKLGVDDFIAKPFNPIELVLRVKRFV is encoded by the coding sequence ATGAAAAAAATATTAATAATTGAAGATGATAATTTGATTATCAAAATTCTAGAATTCATTTTAGAAAGAGAAGGTTACGAAATCTTCATCTCAAAAGATGGCAATGATGGTATAAATAAAATAGGTGAAATTGAACCCGATTTGATTATTACAGATATTATGATGCCTTATAAATCAGGTTTAGAAATAACCGCATATTCTAAAAAAAACTATCCCACTATTCCTGTTATAATAGTTTCAGCATTAGGTAAAGAGGACTTAACCGTAATTGAAGGATTCAAATTAGGTGTCGATGATTTTATCGCTAAACCATTTAATCCTATTGAATTAGTCTTGAGAGTTAAACGTTTTGTTTAG